CATTTAGAACTGCGGGCCTTAGCTGATCACGCGGCTAATCGTGTCCGTCAAACCGGAGGAGAGGTAGAAATTAAATCCCTTTCTTCTGGAGAACGACGTCTGATTCATTATTTTCTCCAAGAAAGCGATGATTTAGAAACCTATAGTCGGGGACAAGAACCCGATCGTCGTTTGGTGGTTAAAATGAAAGGCTAGACGAGGAAATCTTGTTTAGCCTTGCTTATTGTTGGAGGGTCAAAAAGCAACTATGGACTCTATCTATATCCCTCATTTACTGAGAACCCAAAACCGATCTTTAGAATTTGAGTTTCAAGAGTCTTTCCCAGACTTAGAAACTTTGACTCCGATTCGGGGTCGGATGCGAGTTAGTCACAAAACCACTTATCTTGAAGTTTGGGTACAAGCTGAAACCATTGTCACCCTCACCTGTGACCGATGTTTAAAACAATATAATCATCGCCTAAAAGTGGATACGTCCGAGTTGATTTGGTTAGATGTTTTGGCGGATCAACTCGATAGTTCATCGGGTGAAGTGGAAATTTCTTTAGATGAACCTGTGGAAAGTTTGCACCCCCAAGGTCATTTTTTACCGGGGGATTGGCTCTATCAGCAATTGTGTCTAGCTCTGCCTCTGAGACAACTCTGTGAAGGGCCCTGTGAACCCCCCAAACCGACACAAATAGAATCCCAGCCGATTATTGATCAGCGCTGGGCTGCATTGCAAGCTTTGAAGCCAAATCTACCGAATTGAAAGGATGTTGACTGTTGACTGTTAACAGCCAACAGCCAACAGACAACAGACTATACACCCCTCTTCTTTCTATGAGCAAATTCCATCAAGAATTGAAGCTACTATTGCGATCGCGCTACGCGATTATTTATATTCCAACTTTAGAAGAAGAACGGGTCGAAACGGCAATTAAACAAGCGGCAAAAGAACAAGGAAACCGTGCAGTTTATGTCTGGGATTTTGTCGAAGGATATCAACAGGGAAATCCTAATGATTTAGGGGCGGGAAAACGCAATCCTTTACAAGCCTTAGAATTTGTAGAAAAATTACCGGAGGCGATGCCCTCTATTTTTATTTTAAGGGATTTTCATCGATTTGTAGACGATATTTCAATTTCCAGAAAATTAAGAAATTTAGCTCGAAGTTTGAAATCTCAACCGAAAAATTTAGTTATTATTTCCCCTCAAATATCGATTCCTTCTGACCTCGGTGAAGTGTTGACGGTGTTAGAATTCCCCTTACCTGATAAAGCCGAAATTAAGACGGAAGTTGAACGATTATTAATCGCCACCGGACATCCGGTAGAACCTCGTTTACTCGATGAAATGGTGCGTTCTTTCCAAGGACTTTCTCAGGAAAGAATTCGCCGAATTTTATCAAAAGCGATCGCTACTCATGGAGAATTACAAGGAGATGATATTGAATTAATCTTAGAAGAAAAACGCCAAACTATTCGCCAAACTCAAATTTTAGACTTCTATGCAGCCCAAGAAAATATTTCTGATATTGGGGGGTTAGATAATTTAAAAGATTGGTTATTACGCCGGGGAGGAGCTTTTTCAGAACGTGCTAGACAATATGGTTTACCTTATCCCAGAGGGTTATTATTAGTCGGAATTCAAGGGACTGGAAAGTCTTTAACGGCAAAAGCGATCGCCCACCATTGGCATTTACCCTTATTAAGATTAGATGTAGGGCGTTTATTTGCGGGATTAGTCGGAGAATCCGAATCTCGTACCCGACAAATGATTCAATTAGCAGAAGCTTTAGCACCCTGTATTTTATGGATTGATGAAATTGATAAAGCCTTTTCAGGATTAGATGGAAAAGGAGATTCAGGAACCACAAATCGCGTATTTGGTACGTTTATTACTTGGTTGGCTGAAAAAAAATCCCCCGTTTTTGTGGTAGCAACGGCAAATAATATTCAATCTTTACCTGCGGAAATGTTAAGAAAAGGGCGATTTGATGAGATTTTCTTTGTGGGATTACCCTATCAAGAAGAACGAAAAGCAATTTTTGAAGTGCATTTATTAAAATTACGCCCTCAGAGTATTAAAAATTATGATATAGAGCGATTAGCTTATGAAACTCCTGATTTTTCCGGGGCGGAAATTGAGCAAACCTTAATTGAAGCTATGCACATTGGTTTTAGTCAAAACCGAGATTTCACAACAGATGATATCTTAGAAGCAGCGAGTCAAATTGTTCCCTTAGCCCGGACTGCAAAAGAACAAATTCAGTTTCTTCAAGATTGGGCGGCGGCAGGAAAAGCACGTTTAGCTTCTCGACAGAGTAGTTTAAATCGTCGGCTATCGAGTTGATGAGATCAAGAAACCGGGTTTCTGACCGAGAGCTTATGGATAAAATCCCAATTTTTCTTTGAGAACCCGGGTTTCTGTATCAGTCCAATTAATGATATCATGTTTGTTTTTAATCCTGTTTAATCATGTATAAAACTGTTCCCAAAACTATGAATCTTTATGGTGTTTTTAAATTTATCGTTGGCTTTTTTCTAGCTATTTTAATTTTAGCGGGTGCAACGGTGGCGACGGCTTTATATTTTGCAGCGCGTTTAGCAGAATTGCCCGAACGTCCGACCTTTCCTAATGATAACCCCAAGGCAAAAGTTGCCTCAAAAGCAACAACTCCTAAACCCCAAGTGACTCCCAGTCCAACCCCAACCCCAGCAGAAGAAAAGCTCGAACCCGGTGCTTATCGGGCAATTGTAACACAGCCCATTGGTTTAATTTTACGCGATAGTCCGAGTACAGACGCGAACAGAATTGGGGGAATTGCTTATAACGAAAAAGTGATTGTGTTAGGAGAAAGTGACGATAAAGGATGGCAAAAAGTTCGGGTTTCTCAGGATAGCGATCGCACCGGATGGGTTAAAGGAGGAAATACCGAAAAAATTGAATCAGAAAACTAATATTTAATCGAATATAGCACTATACCAGAAAACGAAAAATAATTAGTCTTCGGGTGTAATTCCTAATGCTCGTAATTGTTCGGCTAACCGTTCCGCCCGTTGGCGTTCAGTTTCTGCCCGTTGGTGTTCAGTTTCTGCCCGTTGGCGTTCAGTTTCCGCTCGTTGACATTCAATTTCCGCCCGTTCATTCCCGGTTAATAACAAATTCCCTTCACTATCCCACCAGCGCAACCAAGGTAATTCGACATTTTGATATTGACCTTGCCAAATTCCTAATTCAACATTTAGGGACGGGATAAAATAATGTCCGCGTTCATTTTTGGGCAGAAGTTCAAAGCGATTTTCAATCAAATGATAGACTTCAATACTGGCTTTTTCGACTTCATAAATCCCATAAAATGCCGGATGAATGACTTGCTCATAAACCCAAAATTTACCCGGTTTTTTGCCTTCTGCTTCTGCTGTCCATAAAGATGTTTTATCCCGTTCTTCTGAACCATCCCCAGAGACAAATTCTACAATAATTAAAGGGGCAACATATTCTTGCCAAAGCACATAGGAACGTCGCATTTGACCGTTTAAACTGGGGGGAACATTAGGAACATAAAACCAGTCCGGTGCTTCGGCTCCCCGTTGGGGTGGGTCTGTAATTCGCCAATAAATTCCACTATCTTGACCAATACAATAATATCCGTCAGGATGAATATTTTGCAGAATTGGGTTAATTGAGTCGGTGAGTAAAATACTCTGAGGATGTTCTTGAAAGTTTTTCACAAAGGTTCCGTCTGAGTCAGGGAGTTGGGTGTGGTCAGGTAAGGTTGTTGTAAGTTGTTCGGGGGGGAGTGTTGTTGTCATAGCAGCATTGAAAGTGGGGTTAATTTTAGGATAGCAAAATTAGAAGTTTATATAATTTTATTTCAGGGTAGATCGCCTTTTTTTAATCACTTTTTTTGAAAACCAAAATGCACCCCATGAACACAATATACTCGCAAGCAAAGCAATTACAAAGGGGTGAGGAAAAAGAAAAATATGATCACGACTTGGTAAACTCCAAGGTTGGGTGATTAAACCCGATACGGATGCAAAGATCGCACCCGCCGCAATTCCTACACCGATCGCCTGTATATGATCTTGCAAGCTTTGGTTCGCGTCTGCTTGGTCAATTTCCACAATTCCGCGAATTGAGGCGATCGCTGTATTTACTAAATCGGTTCCATGTTTAAAATAGCCTAAATCTGCTTTGATTTGGCGCTCAAAATAGGGGGCGGTTTGTTCACCGAAATACTTCAGAAACGATAGTTCTTCCTTATCAATTTCTAGTTTACCACAAATCTGCTCAATTGTCTCCTGATAATTGTAAAGATTGATCTCAATAGTATTGCCAAAATCTTCCATTTTTCTCAATAAACGGGTGTAGGGTAGGGACTCTTTGGCGAGGTTTTTTAACTCGGTTTTAAAACTTTTGAGATAATTATCGTTAGCCGAAATATCGTGACGGGTAGCGAGTTCTGTTTGGAGGTTATCGAGATTATCTGCAATGAGACTATAGGCTTGATCTAGCATTGTATAAACCAAACGACTATCAGCAAACGCCTTAACAATTTTAGTGCGATAGAAAAATAAAGCAATCAGTTCTTGTTGATATTTGTTATATTGTTGATCTGCGTTTTCATCCCGAAATAACCAGACGAGAACTTGAGGATCTCGATCAGGTTTCCCATATTCAAAAATAGCACTTTCAAACAATTCTCCAGTGCGATAGAATGGGGGTGTTTTGTCTCCGAGTAAGTTTTGACAACATTGGTCAGCTAACTTGCGGAGATAGTCTGGATCGCGTTGTTTGGTTTTGTTGGTTAACCAGGCAGTAATTAGCAGAGTTTGCCCTAATATTTTATCATCTTTAGGCAAAATTAAAATATGATTAGGATTTAATTTTTGTAGTACCTCAACCTCGACATCTCCCACAGTCTCATCTTCATCAGAATAGCCAATATTAAGCCAAAGTGCATAACTATCTTGGATTTTTTGGGGTTGAGCAAATCCTTCAATTTCGGGATTTTGAGTGCTAGTAAAAGCGAGGTAGCTGTCTTTAAATAAATAGAGGCGATCGCTCGTTAAATCATCGGGAAAAACTAGATGTTCCGTAATAGTTTGATTTGAAAAAGCCTTGAGAATTTTATCTCCCTGTTTCCACAGAGGATTATCTAATTTTTTTGCATTATTAATCAGACAATAAGTAAACAGATAAACATTAGGGGCAAAAATCCGATAATCGCTTTTTGGGTTTGTTTGAGAATTCATATAAAATAACCTAACTATTTTATCATGGTTTTTAAATCGGCAAAGAACGCACCCGGTAATATTCATTATCTTCGGATTTTTGGATAGGAATTACTCTTTCTTCCATCAACCATGCAGCATAAAGCAATGATTGTCTAATATCTTCCGGTTCCAAATAGGGATAGTCTTCGATTATTTCTGCGGTTGTTTTACCATTAGCTACTAAATTAACCACCAAAGATACCGGAACTCTCATACCTCTAATACAGGCTTTTCCTGTCATTATTTTGGGGTCAAATGTGATTCTGTCTAAGTGTTGTAACATGAAATAATCTCCTGATTTTAATTTTATCATTCATCACACTATCCCAACAAATATATTAGGTAGTTTTGCCACTAGACTACCACCTTTTGAATGCCGATAAATTCTGTTGTTGATTCTTCTTCAATTTCCTCAAGACACATTTCAATTACCTCGCGGATATTTTGGATTAACTCATCAATGGTTTCTCCTTGGCTATAGCAGGCTTTAAGTTGCGGAACTTCACCAATATATAAGCCGTCTTCGTCTCTTTCAATCATCACATAAAATTCTTTGCTTGGCATTTTCATATCCTCACTTTTGTTCAGATTTTTCGATTTTTTCCCGCAAAACTTTCGACAATTCAGGATAGCGGTTATCCAGAACATTCCCTAAACTTGTATCTTCACTTTTTCTCGGTTTGGGTTTGCGACTGGCTGCGAGTACCGCATCTCGAATTATCGGATGGTTTTTACACCAGTTTTGAATGAGTTTAGCAATATCTTCATTAGATTGATCTGAACTAATCGACTGATTCAGATTATCTAAATCTGCCTCGATATCTGATACTAGAAAAAAATCTGGGTGATTTTTCCAAACTTCTAAAAAAGCCGCAATTGTTTGTTCTGGTGTCATCATATTTTTAATTTCCTTGACAGTATCGTGTAGAGACGTTGCATGCAACGTCTCTACTACTTATAATCCATTGCAGTTGCTTTTCCCATCGCTTTTTCCCGTTTCGCCTGTCGCGCTGCTGTCACCAACGCGGACTGCGTTCGACTAAAGGAAATATCCCACCGTTGTTCATCCTGTAAATCGGCAATATACTCGCGTAAATGCTCTACTACTTGCTGTTGTACCTCACTGGGTAAAGCTTCTACTATCTCCACTAAATCTTTGATTGCGGCTGATGACATAATATTTTACTCTCAAAAGGTATGTAGTTGGGCTTTAGCCCCTTTTACTGTCCAACGGCGCAAAACCCTGCCCAATAATAGGGGGATTGAAAGGCGATTGCTGTAAGGTTATACCATCCATCTAAATCATTGCATATTGGTTGGCGTCGTTCCTCACTAATTAACTTACAGTTGTTAATCCACTCTAACAAATCCGCTACTGTTCTTGAGCGCATCCATTCCTGGGTTTGTTTCAACGCTAACGCGACTGGAATTTGCGTTTCTCCTAAGAGAATTTCATAAAAATGAATCATAAAAATAGCGGTAGAAACGTCATTCACCGCCCATAATGTGCCTAACACATTGCGAGCGCCTGCAAAGAAAAACCCGGCCAGAATGCTAATATATTCATCGCTGCTGGTGCTAATATCGGTGATACCCGTTTCACAGGCAGATAGGGCAACTAAACGACATTGCCGCAAGCGCAGGTTAAAGATTTCGGGTAATGTCAGACATTCATCGGCGTTAAAGTCACCTCGACGAGAACGAATGCGGGGGATGTCTTTTTCGGTGGCGGTGGTTTCGGAGAGTTTGGCATTGGCGAGAATGAGTCCTGAAATCCGGGGGTTGGCGAAATTAAAATAGCCGTGACAGGAGAAATGGGCGAAAATTGTTTCGTTTAATTGGGTTGATTTTTGGTTAAATGCGGTTTTACTCGCATCTTCTCCTTTTAATATCGTTGGGGAGTTGAAGGCGGTTTGAATGGCTTCCACTTCGATATCGGTGTAGGCTAAATCTTCCGTAGGATTTTGGATAGCGAAGAGAGATCCCCCCCCAGCCCCCCCTTGGTAAAGGGGGGAGAAAGAGGAGAGTGATGTCTCTCCTTGCCCAGGGGGGGTGCTGTCTTCGGATAAGGATAATTGCAAAATTTGACTGCTGGGAGCATAGCGAATACCTTGGGGGAATTTGTCGCTGAGATATGCTATTTCTTCTCCGCCTTTATTAAGGGGTAAGGCGTGGAGGGGGAATAAATGCAAGGCGCGATAGGGAACTAAAACTAACTGCTGACAATTGGGGGGAATTTGGGAGATGAGGTGATTGAGTTGCAGTATTTCCGCTAATTGTTGCAGATAGGAGGATAACTGCTGACGCCAGTGGTTGTCATCCTTGAGATAATCGTTTAAATACTCCTCTTTCAACTGTTCCAAAGCAGCTAAGGCGTTGCTATCGGTAGAGACAACAATAGGCTGTTGTCCTTGGTCGGTGACGATGAAGGCGTGGATGCCTTTATAGGTAAAGTACCACTCGACAATGGCGGTGTGTTCGTCTACTAATGCCTGAATTTCTCGGTAGGCAATGAGTTGGACTTGTTGACCGAAGCAGAATTTAGGGTCTTGGGGGGTGATTTCGGTGGCGATGAAGTCGTCGATTTTTTTGCGTAAGTGGGTGAGGTTTTGGGGGTTGGCGGTGGCGACTGTTGAAGGGATGGGGGAGGAAACACCGATGCTGCGGGTGTCGTTGTTGGGGGAAGAATTGTCTGGGGGGGAGGCGCTACTGTCGCCCTGCTGCTGGAGGTTCCACCACTGTTGATATAAATTGTTGTAACGTTCCCAGATTTGCGGGGAAATGCCTTCGGGTTTGAGGCGGGTAGCGGCCAGAAGTTCAACTAAGTTTCTGGCTTTGCTGCGTTCGGCATATTCCAAGGCTGCGGCGTAATTTTCTAATTCTAGGCAAACTTCGATCATTTCCACATAGAGTTTTTGCCATTCTTCGGCTAATTTCTGTCGGTCTGCTTCACCACCCAGGGTGATGCCGCTGCGAATTTCTTCTACAGTGTCAATAGCTGCGGCAAAGGTATCATAGGCATTTTGGTTTTGGGAAACTTCCCGATAGGCAAGTCCTAAATTAAATAAGGTTTCGGCATGGTTTTGGGGAAAAGCAGTCCGGGTTCTGACTTCTAAAGCGGCTTGAAAGGCTGCGATCGCCATTTCCAGGTTGTCGGCCCGCTCTCCCCGGATGCGGTCACTGTAGGCATTCCCCAAGTTATTTTGGGTCATTGCCCATTTTTCGGGAAAAGCAGTCCGGGTATAAACTTCTAAAGCGGCTTGATAGGCTGCGATCGCATTTTCCAGGTTGTCGGCCCGCTCTCCCCGGATGCGGTCACTGTAGGCAACCGCCAAGTTATTTTGGGTGGTTGCCCATTTTTCGGGAAAAGCAGTCCGGGTATAAACTTCTAAAGCCGCTTGATAGGCTGCGATCGCCTTTTCCAGGTTGTCGGCCCGCTCTCCCCGGATGCGACTATAGTAGGCAGCCGCCAAGTTATTTTGGGTCATTGCCCAATCTTCGGGAAAAGCAGTCCGGGTATAAACTTCTAAAGCAGCTTGATAGGCGGAGATCGCCTTTTCCAGGTTGTCGGCCCGCTCTCCCCGGATGCGGTTTCTGTAGGCAGTCCCCAAGTTATTTTGGGTGGTTGCCCATTTTTCGGGAAAAGCAGTCCGGGTTCTGACTTCTAAAGCCGCTTGATAGGCGGAGATCGCCTTTTCCAGGTTGTCGGCCCGCTCTCCCCGGATGCGACTATAGTAGGCAACCGCCAAGTTATTTTGGGTCATTGCCCAATCTTCGGGAAAAGCAGTCCGGGTTCTGACTTCTAAAGCCGCTTGATAGGCGGAGATCGCCATTTCCAGGTTGTCGGCCCGCTCTCCCCGGATGCGGTT
The nucleotide sequence above comes from Planktothrix serta PCC 8927. Encoded proteins:
- a CDS encoding SH3 domain-containing protein; translation: MNLYGVFKFIVGFFLAILILAGATVATALYFAARLAELPERPTFPNDNPKAKVASKATTPKPQVTPSPTPTPAEEKLEPGAYRAIVTQPIGLILRDSPSTDANRIGGIAYNEKVIVLGESDDKGWQKVRVSQDSDRTGWVKGGNTEKIESEN
- a CDS encoding CHAT domain-containing protein, with translation MNEERIQAYLTLIQQLLTCPNGEEPQILNQSLDLVDEGFVQVCEQVAQQLQEAGEENQAGFLRNLAQQVGEYLNASGGEGRETQGNTTQQEYLVFLKEALRLTSESDVNPSIVYPFLASQQAKLNLSLIEVIRAFATRSTIIDLFNFANLVQQFPLGQRDVNLEISITIYSIALNFFDQNNNSTEWATIQNSLATAYSNRIRGERADNLEMAISAYQAALEVRTRTAFPEDWAMTQNNLAVAYYSRIRGERADNLEKAISAYQAALEVRTRTAFPEKWATTQNNLGTAYRNRIRGERADNLEKAISAYQAALEVYTRTAFPEDWAMTQNNLAAAYYSRIRGERADNLEKAIAAYQAALEVYTRTAFPEKWATTQNNLAVAYSDRIRGERADNLENAIAAYQAALEVYTRTAFPEKWAMTQNNLGNAYSDRIRGERADNLEMAIAAFQAALEVRTRTAFPQNHAETLFNLGLAYREVSQNQNAYDTFAAAIDTVEEIRSGITLGGEADRQKLAEEWQKLYVEMIEVCLELENYAAALEYAERSKARNLVELLAATRLKPEGISPQIWERYNNLYQQWWNLQQQGDSSASPPDNSSPNNDTRSIGVSSPIPSTVATANPQNLTHLRKKIDDFIATEITPQDPKFCFGQQVQLIAYREIQALVDEHTAIVEWYFTYKGIHAFIVTDQGQQPIVVSTDSNALAALEQLKEEYLNDYLKDDNHWRQQLSSYLQQLAEILQLNHLISQIPPNCQQLVLVPYRALHLFPLHALPLNKGGEEIAYLSDKFPQGIRYAPSSQILQLSLSEDSTPPGQGETSLSSFSPLYQGGAGGGSLFAIQNPTEDLAYTDIEVEAIQTAFNSPTILKGEDASKTAFNQKSTQLNETIFAHFSCHGYFNFANPRISGLILANAKLSETTATEKDIPRIRSRRGDFNADECLTLPEIFNLRLRQCRLVALSACETGITDISTSSDEYISILAGFFFAGARNVLGTLWAVNDVSTAIFMIHFYEILLGETQIPVALALKQTQEWMRSRTVADLLEWINNCKLISEERRQPICNDLDGWYNLTAIAFQSPYYWAGFCAVGQ
- a CDS encoding type II toxin-antitoxin system HicB family antitoxin, with the translated sequence MPSKEFYVMIERDEDGLYIGEVPQLKACYSQGETIDELIQNIREVIEMCLEEIEEESTTEFIGIQKVVV
- a CDS encoding AAA family ATPase — encoded protein: MSKFHQELKLLLRSRYAIIYIPTLEEERVETAIKQAAKEQGNRAVYVWDFVEGYQQGNPNDLGAGKRNPLQALEFVEKLPEAMPSIFILRDFHRFVDDISISRKLRNLARSLKSQPKNLVIISPQISIPSDLGEVLTVLEFPLPDKAEIKTEVERLLIATGHPVEPRLLDEMVRSFQGLSQERIRRILSKAIATHGELQGDDIELILEEKRQTIRQTQILDFYAAQENISDIGGLDNLKDWLLRRGGAFSERARQYGLPYPRGLLLVGIQGTGKSLTAKAIAHHWHLPLLRLDVGRLFAGLVGESESRTRQMIQLAEALAPCILWIDEIDKAFSGLDGKGDSGTTNRVFGTFITWLAEKKSPVFVVATANNIQSLPAEMLRKGRFDEIFFVGLPYQEERKAIFEVHLLKLRPQSIKNYDIERLAYETPDFSGAEIEQTLIEAMHIGFSQNRDFTTDDILEAASQIVPLARTAKEQIQFLQDWAAAGKARLASRQSSLNRRLSS
- a CDS encoding DUF433 domain-containing protein, encoding MLQHLDRITFDPKIMTGKACIRGMRVPVSLVVNLVANGKTTAEIIEDYPYLEPEDIRQSLLYAAWLMEERVIPIQKSEDNEYYRVRSLPI
- a CDS encoding YceD family protein; the protein is MDSIYIPHLLRTQNRSLEFEFQESFPDLETLTPIRGRMRVSHKTTYLEVWVQAETIVTLTCDRCLKQYNHRLKVDTSELIWLDVLADQLDSSSGEVEISLDEPVESLHPQGHFLPGDWLYQQLCLALPLRQLCEGPCEPPKPTQIESQPIIDQRWAALQALKPNLPN
- a CDS encoding Uma2 family endonuclease — translated: MTTTLPPEQLTTTLPDHTQLPDSDGTFVKNFQEHPQSILLTDSINPILQNIHPDGYYCIGQDSGIYWRITDPPQRGAEAPDWFYVPNVPPSLNGQMRRSYVLWQEYVAPLIIVEFVSGDGSEERDKTSLWTAEAEGKKPGKFWVYEQVIHPAFYGIYEVEKASIEVYHLIENRFELLPKNERGHYFIPSLNVELGIWQGQYQNVELPWLRWWDSEGNLLLTGNERAEIECQRAETERQRAETEHQRAETERQRAERLAEQLRALGITPED